From the genome of Desulfovibrio sp. JY:
TTCGATCAGAACGTTGGTGTCGAGCACGTAATTCTTGCGTCCCGGTCCCTGCACCTGTTGCGTCATGCCTGTCCTCCCTGGACCCAGCTGACGGCGTCGGCCACGTCGCGGACAGCCGCGACCATTTCGCCAACGCCCGTTTGCCGCGCGCCTTCTCCCTTGCGGCGCGTTCCCCGAAACCGGCCTCCGGCTCCCGGGAACGCCCCCGCGCGGCGTCCAAAAGCAAAAGGCGGCGCGACGCACGATGCGCCACGCCGCCTTTTCGGCTCACTGTTGTTTCCTGCCTGCGGCAAATCTGCTCCCGATACGGTCCCAAAAGCCCTTGTGCCAAGCGCCCGCGAAGCTGCCGCCCCCCTGCCGGATCAGCGCTTTTTCTGCAGCTTGGCCCGGTAGAGGATGGCCCCGAGGTTCATGCCGAGCACCAGCACGATCAGCACCAGCGCCGTGCCGTATTGCAGGGGCCGTGTCTTGTCGATCTCGGTGCCGGCCGTGGCCAGGACGTAGATGTGGTACGGCAGGGCCATGACCGGGTCGGTGATGTGGGTCGGCAGGTACGGCGTGAAAAAGACCGAGGCCGTAAACATGATGGCCGCGGTTTCGCCGGCCACCCGGGAAAGGCCCAGGATGGCCCCGGTCAGCATGCCCGGCATGGCCGCCGGCAGCACGACCAGCCGGATGGTCTGCCACTTGGTGGCCCCAAGGCCGAGCGAGGCCTCGCGGTAGGTCTGGGGCACGGACTTGAGCGCCTCCTCGGCCGTGCCGATGATCACCGGCAACACCAGGATGGACAGCGTCAGGATGCCCGAGAGCAGGCTCACGCCGAGCCCGAAAAAGGTCACGAAAAAGGCCAGGCCGAAAAGGCCGAACACCACCGAGGGCACGCCGGCCAGGTTGTTGATGCCAAGGCGGATGAGCCGCAGCGTCCGGCCGGGGGTGGCGTATTCGTTGAGGTAGACGGCCGAGGCCACGCCCAGGGGAAAGGCCACGGCCATGGTGCCGAGGCTCAGGTAGATGGTGCCGAGGATGCAGGGCAGGATGCCGCCGGCGGTCATGGAGTCGCGCGGCATCTCGGTGAGGAAGCTCCAGGAGATGGCCGGCAGGCCCTTGACCAGCAAAAAGCCGCAGATAAGGACCAGGGCGGCCATGTTGACCAGCGAAGACATGCCGAACACGCCCCACATGATCTTCTGGGTGCGGTGGCGGCGGGTAAGGCCGGCGCGGGTGATGGCGTTGGCGTTCATGTTGGCGCTCCTTGGCGACTTACGTTGCGGCCTTTGCAAAATACACGGGCGCGTCCCTACAGGGTGGCCGCGCCGACCTGCTTGTGCTTTTCGGCCACGTAGCTGGCCACGAGGTTAAATGCCAGCGTGAAAATGAAAAGAACGATGCCGATGGCGAAAAGCGCCCGGTAGTGGTTGCCGCGAAAGGCCGCTTCGGCCATTTCCGCGGCGATGCTCGACGGCATGGGCCGCACGGGCGAAAAAATGGAGGTGGGGATGATCGCCGCGCCGCCGGCCACCATGAGCACGACCATGGTCTCGCCGATGGCCCGGGACATGCCGAGCATGATCGCCGTGGAAATGCCCGACAGCGAAGCCGGCAGCACCACCTTGGCGATGGTCTCGAAATGGGTGGCGCCAAGGGCCAGCGAGGCTTCCTTGAGTTCGCGGGGCACGGAGTAGATGGCGTCCTCGGACACCGAGCAGATGGTGGGCACGGACATGAAGGCCAGCATGATGGAGGCGTTGAAGAGGTTGAGCCCCGTGGCCAGGTCGAAGGTGTCCTGCAGGTAGGGCGCGACCACCACCATGCCAAAAAAGCCGATGACCACCGAGGGCAGCGCGGCCAGCAGCTCGACGATGGGCTTGAAAATGTCGCGGGTCTTGCGGCTGGCGATCTCGGCCAGGTAGATGGCGGTCATGACCCCGAGCGGGATGGCGATGGCCGAGGACAGGGCCGTGACGGCGAGCGAGGCCACGATCAGGGGAAAGATGCCGAAGGCCGGCGGATCGGAGGTCGGGTACCACAGGGACCCGAACAGGAAGTCCGAGACCGAAACCACGCCAAAAATCGGCAGGCCCTCCACGAACAGGTAGACCATGATGAGCGCCAGGGCCACGATGGAGGACAGGGCGGTCAGGAAGAAGATGTTGCGGACCAGATCGTCCTTGCCTTTGCGCGAAAGAGCCATGCGAGTTCTCCCGAGAGCGCGTCCCGGTCCGACACCGGAACCGGGACGCGTAAATGGGCGTGTGTAAAAC
Proteins encoded in this window:
- the pstA gene encoding phosphate ABC transporter permease PstA is translated as MNANAITRAGLTRRHRTQKIMWGVFGMSSLVNMAALVLICGFLLVKGLPAISWSFLTEMPRDSMTAGGILPCILGTIYLSLGTMAVAFPLGVASAVYLNEYATPGRTLRLIRLGINNLAGVPSVVFGLFGLAFFVTFFGLGVSLLSGILTLSILVLPVIIGTAEEALKSVPQTYREASLGLGATKWQTIRLVVLPAAMPGMLTGAILGLSRVAGETAAIMFTASVFFTPYLPTHITDPVMALPYHIYVLATAGTEIDKTRPLQYGTALVLIVLVLGMNLGAILYRAKLQKKR
- the pstC gene encoding phosphate ABC transporter permease subunit PstC, with translation MALSRKGKDDLVRNIFFLTALSSIVALALIMVYLFVEGLPIFGVVSVSDFLFGSLWYPTSDPPAFGIFPLIVASLAVTALSSAIAIPLGVMTAIYLAEIASRKTRDIFKPIVELLAALPSVVIGFFGMVVVAPYLQDTFDLATGLNLFNASIMLAFMSVPTICSVSEDAIYSVPRELKEASLALGATHFETIAKVVLPASLSGISTAIMLGMSRAIGETMVVLMVAGGAAIIPTSIFSPVRPMPSSIAAEMAEAAFRGNHYRALFAIGIVLFIFTLAFNLVASYVAEKHKQVGAATL